From the Oncorhynchus nerka isolate Pitt River linkage group LG28, Oner_Uvic_2.0, whole genome shotgun sequence genome, one window contains:
- the LOC115113292 gene encoding very long chain fatty acid elongase 6-like isoform X1 has protein sequence MNETEYHKVPLSQYGFEQQFDERGAIEWMQENWSKAFVFCGLYAALVFGGQHFMKERPKLSLRRPLVLWSLSLAIFSIIGAIRTGWYMLYVLSTSGFRQSICDQSFYNGPVSKFWAYAFVLSKAPELGDTAFIVLRKQRLIFLHWYHHITVLLYSWYSYKDQVAGGGWFMTMNYSVHALMYSYYAVRAAGYRVPRPFAVVITTFQIAQMAMGLTVSWLVYHWMQEGNCHSYLNNIMWSSLMYLSYLLLFSSFFYQTYMKGKGGKSSKTD, from the exons ATGAATGAGACTGAATATCATAAAGTGCCACTTTCTCAATATGGTTTCGAGCAGCAATTTGACGAGCGAGGCGCTATCGAATGGATGCAAGAAAACTG GAGCAAGGCTTTTGTGTTCTGTGGCCTGTATGCAGCGCTGGTCTTTGGAGGCCAACATTTCATGAAGGAGAGGCCTAAACTTAGTCTGCGCAGACCACTGGTGCTGTGGTCACTCAGCCTGGCCATCTTCAG TATCATTGGAGCAATTCGAACAGGATGGTACATGCTGTATGTCCTCTCAACCAGCGGTTTCAGACAGTCTATATGTGACCAGAGCTTCTACAATGGACCAGTGAGCAAGTTTTGGGCCTATGCCTTTGTCCTGAGCAAAGCCCCTGAACTGG GCGACACGGCATTCATTGTGCTCCGTAAGCAGCGGCTGATCTTCCTGCACTGGTACCACCACATTACCGTGCTGCTCTACTCCTGGTACTCCTACAAGGATCAAGTGGCTGGAGGCGGCTGGTTCATGACCATGAACTACTCTGTTCACGCACTCATGTATAGCTACTACGCGGTGCGGGCAGCCGGCTACCGGGTGCCACGCCCCTTTGCTGTGGTCATCACCACCTTCCAGATTGCTCAGATGGCCATGGGGCTGACGGTCAGTTGGCTGGTCTACCACTGGATGCAGGAGGGGAACTGCCACTCCTACCTGAACAACATTATGTGGAGCTCCCTCATGTACCTCAGCTAcctgctcctcttctcctccttcttctaccAGACCTACATGAAAGGCAAAGGTGGCAAGAGCTCCAAGACGGACTAA
- the LOC115113292 gene encoding very long chain fatty acid elongase 6-like isoform X2, whose translation MKERPKLSLRRPLVLWSLSLAIFSIIGAIRTGWYMLYVLSTSGFRQSICDQSFYNGPVSKFWAYAFVLSKAPELGDTAFIVLRKQRLIFLHWYHHITVLLYSWYSYKDQVAGGGWFMTMNYSVHALMYSYYAVRAAGYRVPRPFAVVITTFQIAQMAMGLTVSWLVYHWMQEGNCHSYLNNIMWSSLMYLSYLLLFSSFFYQTYMKGKGGKSSKTD comes from the exons ATGAAGGAGAGGCCTAAACTTAGTCTGCGCAGACCACTGGTGCTGTGGTCACTCAGCCTGGCCATCTTCAG TATCATTGGAGCAATTCGAACAGGATGGTACATGCTGTATGTCCTCTCAACCAGCGGTTTCAGACAGTCTATATGTGACCAGAGCTTCTACAATGGACCAGTGAGCAAGTTTTGGGCCTATGCCTTTGTCCTGAGCAAAGCCCCTGAACTGG GCGACACGGCATTCATTGTGCTCCGTAAGCAGCGGCTGATCTTCCTGCACTGGTACCACCACATTACCGTGCTGCTCTACTCCTGGTACTCCTACAAGGATCAAGTGGCTGGAGGCGGCTGGTTCATGACCATGAACTACTCTGTTCACGCACTCATGTATAGCTACTACGCGGTGCGGGCAGCCGGCTACCGGGTGCCACGCCCCTTTGCTGTGGTCATCACCACCTTCCAGATTGCTCAGATGGCCATGGGGCTGACGGTCAGTTGGCTGGTCTACCACTGGATGCAGGAGGGGAACTGCCACTCCTACCTGAACAACATTATGTGGAGCTCCCTCATGTACCTCAGCTAcctgctcctcttctcctccttcttctaccAGACCTACATGAAAGGCAAAGGTGGCAAGAGCTCCAAGACGGACTAA